A DNA window from Setaria viridis chromosome 2, Setaria_viridis_v4.0, whole genome shotgun sequence contains the following coding sequences:
- the LOC117846386 gene encoding ATG8-interacting protein 1: MADDNMVTGVSPVADEWDMPPLTSSVYASPLFRKGLDPINLPGYGDVKNSQEGTHTGLVMSDGFVFPPSEHENLPIDPEHEILPIEPEHDESNTNSDGKEGSCAGSNDDEWCHVSPEEVDGMSNENLSINSDLPTDNESPLPDSNPTDHMNCKADLPCEGWWKRKSTYLFHHIKGVTTVCSVVAAGAVVGFVVMSQRWQQDHLHLHQFQFSVNGESMSRVIGAFSRLKDGLPGSEQLRSLLPTRVLPQQPLSA; encoded by the exons ATGGCAGATGACAATATGGTCACTGGAGTGTCACCTGTGGCTGATGAATGGGATATGCCACCTCTGACTTCATCAGTATATGCCAGCCCATTATTCCGAAAAGGATTGGATCCTATTAATTTGCCTGGATATGGGGATGTGAAGAATAGTCAGGAAGGCACACATACTGGATTAGTCATGTCAGATGGCTTTGTGTTCCCTCCAAGTGAGCATGAGAATTTGCCAATAGATCCTGAGCATGAGATTTTGCCAATAGAACCTGAGCATGATGAATCAAATACAAACAGTGATGGTAAGGAAGGTAGTTGTGCTGGGAGTAACGATGATGAGTGGTGCCATGTATCACCTGAAGAAGTTGATGGCATGAGTAATGAGAATCTATCTATCAACAGCGACTTGCCTACCGACAATGAATCTCCTTTACCAGATTCCAACCCCACAGATCACATGAACTGCAAGGCTGATCTTCCTTGTGAAGGATGGTGGAAAAGGAAATCCACTTATCTGTTTCACCATATAAAGGGAGTGACTACAGTCTGCTCAGTTGTGGCAGCTGGTGCCGTTGTGGGTTTTGTCGTAATGAGTCAGAGGTGGCAGCAGGACCATTTGCACCTTCATCAATTTCAGTTCAGTGTCAACGGTGAG AGCATGAGTCGAGTCATTGGAGCATTCAGCCGTTTGAAGGATGGGCTTCCAGGTAGTGAACAGCTTAGGTCTCTGCTGCCAACTCGCGTACTCCCGCAGCAGCCGCTTAGCGCTTGA
- the LOC140221824 gene encoding zinc finger BED domain-containing protein RICESLEEPER 2-like encodes MEDSDVEVVRSEAEGEEKNEEQNKNEEQEKDQKKEAKKRKAMAPRSDVWDSYHKILVGDVLKKAKCKYCSRELNCHSKKNANAIPYEKAFERYKDDDPYYQLDLEGQNMPGVPVKSDWEKAKKMAEFLEHFYELTLRVSATQHVTSHTYFHEIADVLILLREWCQSCDSIRKDMGKRMLTKYYKYWGDKKEDMLNLVIFFCVAIDPRYKLSDYTKMATLEMFGHEIGQELWAVVNKSFHALFEEYKNLYAPSGKSQHTTDSEQAPEKSKRLMRSVIAQKMRLDGGGNGTTKSELEKYFAEENEEDKKDFEILEWWKDNAHRFPILSHMARDLLAIPISTVASESAFSTGGRVLDDFRSSLTPIMVERLICTQDWLRRSTTLSVEEDPEELAKIEEALTHVEEDIGGFSLTISPKSTTNAKSTKPSPA; translated from the exons ATGGAGGATTCAGATGTTGAAGTTGTGAGATCTGAAGCTGAAGGTGAAGAGAAGAATGAGGAGCAGAACAAGAATGAGGAGCAGGAGAAGGACCAGAAGAAGGAAGCTAAGAAGAGGAAGGCTATGGCACCAAGATCAGATGTGTGGGACAGCTACCACAAGATCCTTGTTGGAGACGTACTGAAGAAGGCAAAGTGCAAGTATTGCAGCCGTGAGCTCAACTGTCACTCCAAAAAAAATG CTAATGCAATACCATATGAGAAAGCATTTGAAAGATATAAGGATGATGATCCCTACTACCAACTTGATCTAGAAGGACAGAATATGCCAGGTGTTCCTGTAAAATCAGATTGGGAAAAGGCTAAGAAGATGGCTGAGTTTCTTGAACACTTCTATGAGCTCACCCTCCGTGTCTCAGCCACTCAACATGTTACTTCTCACACTTATTTTCATGAGATTGCTGATGTTTTGATTTTGTTGCGTGAGTGGTGTCAAAGTTGTGATAGCATACGCAAGGACATGGGTAAAAGAATGCTAACAAAGTACTACAAGTACTGGGGAGACAAGAAGGAGGACATGCTAAACTTGGTCATTTTTTTCTGTGTTGCTATTGATCCAAGGTACAAACTATCTGATTACACAAAAATGGCTACCTTGGAAATGTTTGGTCATGAAATAGGACAAGAATTGTGGGCTGTAGTAAACAAATCTTTCCATGCTTTGTTTGAAGAGTACAAAAACTTGTATGCTCCAAGTGGCAAGTCACAGCATACTACTGATTCTGAACAAGCTCCAGAAAAGAGCAAGAGATTGATGAGGTCTGTCATTGCTCAGAAGATGAGGCTTGATGGTGGTGGAAATGGCACCACAAAGTCTGAACTTGAGAAATACTTTGCTGAAGAGAATGAGGAGGATAAGAAAGACTTTGAAATTCTTGAATGGTGGAAGGACAATGCTCACAGGTTCCCAATATTGTCTCACATGGCTCGTGATTTGTTGGCCATTCCTATTTCAACAGTGGCATCCGAGTCGGCTTTCAGCACAGGTGGACGTGTTCTTGATGACTTTAGAAGCTCTCTCACACCAATTATGGTCGAGCGCTTGATTTGTACACAAGATTGGCTTCGTCGATCCACTACTCTTAGTGTTGAAGAAGATCCCGAAGAATTGGCTAAAATAGAAGAAG CCCTTACTCATGTTGAAGAGGACATTGGTGGCTTCAGCCTGACGATTTCACCCAAGTCTACTACTAACGCCAAGTCAACCAAGCCCTCTCCTGCATAA
- the LOC117843207 gene encoding putative cyclin-dependent kinase F-2 — MSAATRKRPAPDGTAAGGESKRARITLGSIYDYEKLEVLGEGSFGVVVKARHRATGEAVAVKRARASDLRAVLREAGCLAACRGHPSVVGIRDVVEDAATGDVFLVMEFVGASLRRLLRRAAAARFPEARARAAMRQLLRGAERMHGAGIIHRDIKPDNILVGAGGAVKICDLGLATPARPEGAAYPERRVGTLPYRSPEQLAGHRDYGPGVDIWALGCVMAELLTGRFMFDEETDDAMLARVTELGRALGEKGLKAFDDWPAFQGLPELSPGAQEVLAGLLAVEPRDRLTAAAALQHPWFAEEGEEERPAATCGSACRAARSCSASVVTVVV; from the coding sequence ATGTCGGCGGCGACGCGCAAGCGCCCGGCGCCCGacggcacggcggccggcggcgagagcAAGCGGGCGCGGATCACGCTCGGGAGCATCTACGACTACGAGAAGCTGGAGGTGCTCGGGGAGGGCAGCTTCGGCGTGGTGGTCAAGGCGCGCCACCGCGCCACGGGCGAGGCGGTGGCCGTCAAACGCGCCAGGGCCTCCGACCTCCGCGCCGTCCTCCGCGAGGCCGGCTGCCTGGCCGCCTGCCGCGGCCACCCCTCGGTCGTCGGCATCCGGGACGTCGTCGAGGACGCCGCCACCGGGGACGTGTTCCTCGTCATGGAGTTCGTCGGCGCCAGCCTGCGGCGCCTGctgcggagggcggcggcggcgcggttccCGGAGGCCCGGGCCCGCGCGGCCATGCGGCAGCTCCTCCGCGGCGCGGAGCGGATGCACGGCGCCGGGATCATCCACCGAGACATCAAGCCGGACAACATCCtcgtgggcgccggcggcgcggtcaAGATTTGCGACCTCGGGCTCGccacgccggcgaggcccgaGGGAGCGGCGTACCCGGAGCGCCGCGTGGGCACGCTGCCCTACCGCTCGCCGGAGCAGCTCGCGGGACACCGGGACTACGGCCCGGGCGTCGACATCTGGGCGCTCGGGTGCGTCATGGCCGAGCTCCTCACCGGCCGGTTCATGTTCGACGAGGAGACGGACGACGCCATGCTCGCCAGGGTGACGGAGCTGGGGCGCGCGCTCGGCGAGAAGGGGCTGAAGGCGTTCGACGACTGGCCGGCGTTCCAGGGCCTGCCGGAGCTGTCGCCGGGCGCGCAGGAGGTCCTTGCCGGCCTGCTCGCCGTCGAGCCCCGGGACAGgctcaccgccgcggccgcgctccaGCATCCGTGGTTCgccgaggagggggaggaggagcgtcCTGCCGCCACCTGCGGGAGCGCGTGCAGAGCAGCTCGGAGTTGCAGTGCTAGTGTCGTGACCGTCGTGGTCTGA